In Hemiscyllium ocellatum isolate sHemOce1 chromosome 20, sHemOce1.pat.X.cur, whole genome shotgun sequence, one genomic interval encodes:
- the LOC132825589 gene encoding glucagon-like peptide 1 receptor: MGAQGQKQLDLHVFDKRFAFRYCTEKGSWLMDNYTNEPWVDHSECDEDHVFLQQQLVKQQTLSTFRFVYTAGYILSLITLLGASLTIISFRKLHCMRNYIHLNLFGSFILRAISVLVKDALMDNPQAGNGNVSVELQAADPNMATMWCRSSQIFLHYSVLCTYHWLLVEGLFLYFLLIVSVFTEQKCFLVYLLIGWGVPLIFVFPWIIVKFLQENSGCWRQNTNMSFWWIVRSPLLLVIIINFAIFIRIIILLISKMRSHQPHNTDFKNRLTKSTLILIPLLGVHEIFFIFITDENAKGILRYIKLFVELFFGSIQGLLVAILYCFINGEVQNELKKKLQLWKMKRNLRKSHRRYCSDQRENLDSTGQYIEMGTRDDLESPNTDEGLLNTLSSNQGLSSEITELPRQASEVLLNATAV, encoded by the exons ATGGGTGCACAGGGTCAGAAACAGCTGGATTTACATGTGT TTGATAAACGCTTTGCATTCAGATACTGTACTGAGAAAGGTTCTTGGCTGATGGACAATTACACAAATGAGCCTTGGGTTGATCATTCAGAATGTGATGAAGATCATGTATTTCTACAGCAACAG CTGGTCAAGCAGCAGACTCTGAGCACGTTCCGCTTTGTGTACACGGCTGGTTACATTCTGTCTCTTATCACACTCCTCGGGGCAAGTCTCACTATCATCTCATTCAG GAAGCTCCATTGCATGAGAAACTACATCCATCTGAACCTGTTTGGCTCCTTCATCCTCCGAGCTATTTCTGTGTTGGTCAAAGATGCGCTCATGGACAATCCACAAGCAGGAAATGGCAATGTCAGTGTTGAGCTGCAGGCTGCTGATCCGAACATG GCTACAATGTGGTGCCGCTCTTCACAGATCTTCCTCCACTACAGTGTGCTCTGCACCTACCACTGGTTGTTGGTTGAGGGTCTATTCCTCTACTTCCTCCTCATTGTATCTGTTTTCACTGAGCAAAAGTGCTTCCTGGTCTATCTGCTGATTGGTTGGG gtGTACCTCTGATTTTTGTGTTTCCATGGATCATTGTCAAGTTCTTGCAGGAGAATTCTGG gtGCTGGAGACAAAATACTAACATGTCCTTCTGGTGGATTGTGCGATCTCCGCTGTTACTTGTCATCATT ATTAATTTTGCGATATTCATCAGGATAATAATTCTACTCATCTCAAAGATGCGATCTCATCAGCCACACAACACAGATTTTAAAAATCg TTTAACAAAATCAACATTGATACTAATCCCTTTGTTGGGGGTACACGAGATCTTTTTTATTTTCATCACAGACGAGAATGCTAAAGGAATACTTCGATACATAAAGTTATTTGTTGAACTCTTTTTTGGCTCCATACAG GGCTTGTTGGTGGCAATCCTGTATTGTTTTATTAATGGTGAG GTCCAGAATGAACTGAAGAAGAAGCTGCAGTTGTGGAAGATGAAAAGAAATCTCAGAAAGTCTCATCGCCGGTACTGCAGTGATCAGAGGGAGAATTTGGATAGcactggtcagtacattgagatGGGAACAAGAGATGACCTGGAGTCTCCCAATACAGATGAAGGTCTTCTCAACACTCTCAGCTCCAATCAGGGTCTAAGTTCAGAGATCACTGAGCTCCCAAGGCAGGCCTCTGAAGTCCTGCTCAATGCAACTGCTGTTTAG